ACCAGGGGAATTGATAAAgagtttgatatttttcttagGATCTTTCTCTAAGAAACACAACAACGTTTAAAGCCTCAATCTGTCGCAAATTCTTACTATCAGAATGAGAAACTTACCATTAGAGATAGGTTCAAGCTCCACCGATTCAATCTCCTCTGATTCCaatcgattcaatctcctccaaTTGATTAGACTCCGAATTCAATCTCGGCCAAGTTCAATCTCCTTCAGACTCCTCCGATTCCATCTCCAACGATTCCGACCGATTCAATCTCCTTGGATTGAGAGGTTTGcgacagagagcgagagagagaggaagagaaaaacaCGATCgggccaaaaaaaattttgttctcAATACAATTATTTAACCAACCACGCGCTGACACTTCAGCGTCTCTTATATAAAAACGAGTATACTATATAAGGGGAgctcttccttttttcttttctttctgatttattttttacctACTTTTCCTTAAAACCTCTCTTAAAATCTCTCTTAAAACCTCCGATAAACATGGTCTtaattatatactgtatattttttttctggatgTGAATGATAGAtagttcatttttaaatatagaaaCAAGAAGACTTTCGGACTAAATGGAATTAGTTGATGGTTACTGTTACATAGAAGTGTAAAACTAAAGTGTCTTAAAAAACGATTATCTTATAGAGTGTGGTTACGCGAAAAAACATTAGGCTAAGTAAATAATTGGGTTATTATATCAACCGTAAACGCATAAGCAACTACTTTATTAAATTATCGTAAGAAATATAAAACGACGATCGAGAGAGACCAAGTCATCGTTTCACAAgcgaaaacaacaaaaatagaaaaaaaacttcaatgGGCCCTTTTACCGGTCACCGtcttgttgtgttttgttgatgCTCAGTGACAAAGATCATCAAGTTGATGAGAAAGCCTCATAATAGGTCCACTATCACTAACCCGACCCGACCCAAGTTAACCCGATCCATTTTATCTTATGTCAGAGTCAGACTTAGGCTTAGATTTTTAGACACGTGTTTCGCAACACGTAGGGTATTGAGATAATGCAAGACGTGATCATGAACCAGCACTTTTAATTGCGTGACTAGGATATAAATCCGAAACACATTAAAACTAAGCACTATACAAATTTACATTAGGAAGGAGCTGAAAAGATCTCGTATatatcatttcttttctcaacacgcctgttctttttttctttttgtagctgaaaaaaaagaagagaaaaagtcaGAATGGTCTGAATTTATCAAATCCATCAAGGTTTGCTATGTATAACTAATTAGGCGGTTAATTGCATGAAAGACCTCTACTCTTGTAGTTAGTTCCGTATAAACCTAACAAAACCAAATCGAGTTTGGTTGAATTAGCCTCTCACTCCTTTTTGTTAAAGCCGAAACCAGCCTGTTGAAATATTCGATACTCTTAATCAGCCTTAATTATTTGTGGTTTTGAACTATGATATTATAATAGATGACGCATGTTTTATTGTGataaacatatgaaaaaaaaattattgcataTCGATCGGTCATCACCTAAAATTTGAGTGGGTTTTTCACCTCATTGATTGCGTTGCTGATATTTGCCCCACCCACTAGTGCTTCATCGTCTTGATATACACGAACCAACgaaccaaaatagaaaaaaaaagattaaaacattaaactttCCAATTATGCAAAAATTGACAAATGGAAAACAattgacaaatatatttgttaaggAGAATCGCTGACGAATTATGTTGctacaataatatattttctaatagaAAGCATGTATTGAAACAAATAATGCTTATCAAGGAATGAATCGATCAAACACGTAAGAGTTTAATCAAGAGATCGTTGATGCATGTCTCTCGCATGCTCGTTAGGTTTCATACACagaacataaattataaatattttgaatgtAATTATTCATTGATATCATATTATAATACACAAGATcataacacaaaatcaaagaaaatgtCAACATAATATATGTCAACGCAAAGGCTACCGAATCAGCCGGTAACCTAACTCCCTTTTTATATGAAGGGACTTATACATTAACGCGTGTATTAATATAAATACACGTAACCCAACCATTTCAGTCTTTCAGacaagagagatagagagagaaatcacattaaggaaaaaaaacgaaTCTTTTGAGTTTAAACCCTTTCCGGAGAAAACGACGGAGCAAATGGAGAGATCAACACCAGAACATGTCACCTCCGCACACAAGCGCCTTAGCGTGAGTTTCCTCGTCTCTCTCATGGTACTTTGTGCTAGACACGCAAACCGAGTCTCCAAGAAGCTCAAACTCAAGACGAATCGAAAGCAAACTCATCTCGAAGACTATCTTGAAAGCCCTAAGCCTAACGGCAATAAAGGCCGTGAagaaggcggaggaggaggaaggttTGGATGGAGTCCGGCACGGTCTTTTTCGCCGATGAGGGTGCGTCCTAAGGAGCTCATGACGACCTTGAGCAACAAGGCGATGACTATGGTTGGCCGGAAAACTAAACCTTACGACGGTGGTGCCGTGAAGAAGACGGCGGTGGAGATGAttgtggaggaggatgaggaggagtACGGCGTTTGGCAGAGGGAGATTTTGATGGGAGGTAAATGTGAGCCGTTGGATTACTCCGGCGTGATCTACTACGATTGTAGTGGACATCAGCTAAAGGAAGTGCCTCCAAGGTCGCCACGTGCTAGTTTGGTTCCTGAGCGCCCGACCCGTTCTTATGTCGGGTCACTGTTAAACCCGAcggaaaaagaaatttaaaatttagttttgagagTTTGATTGGTATAATTTGCAGTGTCATCAGTTGAGTGGTCAAAGTTCTCTAGGATCTTTGGTTGTTCTCTTGTTATTGGTAGATGCGCATGACATGTCTTATTATGCATATAGTtgtgtaatttaaatttatgtactTATATAATTGCGCTTGgcaaaattttaaagttaagtaattttcaaaaccgaaaaaaaaaaaagtaattttcaaaaaatccaatacaataaaataatttttccatATCAACCGTTCATTACCATTCCAAAAAGGATCACAGAAAAAAGCGATTACATGTGGTTGAACttatacttttctatttttatacaTGGAGTAATTAGAATTTGAATCCACGTCTATGCGGTAAAAAGGCTCCGATGATGGCCTTTAATTAGCCGAGTTAATGATTACAAAcgccaaaatattttaattacttaaaGACCAAATCAACGGTTGACGTTCACAGCCAAATTTTGGTGTTGACTTGaggcttttgtttttgtctggCTGGCTTTGActtcaaatcaaaacacaaagaagtcaacaaaacaaaaagtagggGTTAAGAAGATTCCAACTGTCTGATTACGTTCTTAAGTTATGTAtgcttaattgttttttttatccatAATGTTACGTTCGAGCGTGTAACCATTGTAAAATATGCGAATTCAGTGCCAATTCTGAATCTACAATGACTGATGTTACTCAATGTTAATGAACTAGCTTGTAGCTACAGAGTGCAATATAGGCTCTCTGTTACAATAAATTGTTTCAGTTCATGCATCGACAACACACAGTGAATCATTAATTAGCTACTATAATTGGTAAAAGTTCAAATTAaggttttcttaataaaattttggatctTTCCCACCCGCCAAAACAATACTGGACCAGTGAACATAGTTTTAGACAAATGAAGAAAGGCTTTTAAATCTTTACCAATACCGTAGGATACTATCTTTAGATTCAATCTAACGACAATACAAAGATAGAGAATTCTCATGTTCATCAAACGTAATAgggttattaatttattggtaTAAGAAGAAAAGTTTATAAACTGATTCTCTTTTCAAACTTTGAACACGAGTACACGACTATTTCAAAACAATAAAGAAAGGTTTTCATTAATagaaaaagaacacaaaaaggATGTAACATGCATGTTCTTCCATATCGTCTGAAATAAGCAAGGAAGATACTCCTATCATGCATTGCTTAAAATCGTGAACTTGTGTAGTCAGCACTCAGTAGTCATATACTCGTCATTTATcgaaataaattattcaaacaTAACTGAAAGACATTTGATTATACAAACGTCTCCCAAAaaaaatgtggaaaaaaaaactcgcaaacaaaatattacatttcaAGTTATTACGGACACAAAAGCTTGTACATTACCagatattctttttcttcttataaaaacggaaacaaaaaaaaaacaaaatgtaatctCTTACCATTAATTAACCGTGTTACTCCTCCATAAATTGAACCCGGATCTGTTAATTCTACCCTGAACCAGACTATACCAACCGGTTCAGGTCAAGCACCAGGTGCCGCATCTTTAGCCCTGCCATGGAAGTAACCACCGTATTCTCTAGCGTAATCTTTAACGTGGGAGGCCGTGTCATAGATCCGACTACGTGCATAATCCATCTGGTTTGATCCAACCGGGTGCATTCCTCGGAAATAGCGGTACGTCCACGACACTACCGCCACCGTTCCGACAAGAAATCCCGAGACCGTTAAGAACCCGCCAACGAGGACAAAAACGGGAATCCAGATGGGACTCGAGATGACGATCAATGGAAGAAACACGATGAAACCGAGCACGGCTGCGGTGACGCTTACGccaaggaggaagaggaggattCCGCTGGAAATGAGGAGAGCGAGGTAACCAAAGAGCTGCGAGGAGGTTGGTGAATGAGATCGGAGCTGATGGACAAACGACGCGATGGGGCCGCCATTGCTAACGTTGGTGCTGGTAGGGGAGCTACCGTACATGGGCCAATATTGAGCCTCGCCGCTAGAGAACCTTTCCGCCATTGTAGAGAGCgattgttgtttttcttgtgtgtgtgaccGAGAACATAAAGAGGAAGAGTAAAACAAATGGAGGACAGATTCAGATTTGAGGTGTCATTCATGCAATGTTTGCAAACACGTGGAGAATGGTCTTTGTTTCATATTGTCTTGAATTGAGATATCGGTTTAATTGTAAATGTATTTGGTTGGGTTTGGTTCGATTTATTTGCCAAAAAACACAATGTAAAAGAGCCAAATGGCAATAGAAGACAAGACACACTAAACCAAACCTTCAAGTTACAAGAAGAGACAACAGAAGTGAAGCTACAATAGCAGATAGTGTACCTTTATGACAATTTTATCAGTTAAAAAATCAGTAGTAGCCAACGCCTCTAAGCTCAGCAGAACTTGGTTGCTGCATATCACCAGCTTTTCCTAAAAACACAACTCGCCCTGCagagagaaaaaacagagctcaagatctgatttttttctaatcaaatatataagaaatgcTAAATCTGAGTGAACAAATGGAGTTGAGCCATGTATACCGTTTCTACGAATAGCAACTTCTCTTATACGTCGAACCAAACCAGTGACAGGATCAGTGAAAATCTTCGTCTCTAGATTACCCTCCAAATAGACAACTGTACTGTCGTATCAAAACACCAAACATGCTATTCAATAACACATACACTAACGCAAGCAACAATATTGATTCTAGCAAGTAAGATTCACTTAAAGTTTCATCCTTTCTCACCAAGGATCCATACTCTATCATCAGATAACCTCAAAAGCTAATAATATGATTCACAGAAAAGAAATACTAACCCTGGTTCAACAGTCTTCAACACAAGATCAGCCAATCGTTCAGGGTAAACAGATACACGGTGCCACTGCACTGCAGACCGGCTCGCATACTCCCTCGGATCTTCGTTAATCAACGGTCTCCGATTGTTCCTAATCCCACCAGTTCCAACAGAGAAGAGAGTAACTGTTCTTCCActcttcagcttcttctgcAAAGGAAGCTGACCAACTTGCCCCACCAATATTGCCTAAATACACATAAATCAGTAAAAAAACTTCACTAATAAACCTAACCAGATACGACAATCAAATGATATTCACAAAATTGAAATGATCAATTCAGCAAAAACAGGAATCAAAACCATAAGTATCAATTGGGAATTACAAACTAAGTTTGATTTAACCTTGAAAACGCCAGAGTCAAGGCCATTTTCGAGTGGACGCTCTCCGGAGAATCGAGAACCTGGGTCTGAAGCCTTGGGTTCAATGGGTGATTCAGTGTCTGAGTTAGGAGATAACTCGTCGAAATCGGAGTCTTCTCGGGAAGAGATGTTGTTGGTGCAGAAGGACATGGAAGCTTGAGAAAATCTAGGGTTCGAGAGAAGAGATCTGTAGAGTCTTCTCGAAAGGGTAGTCATTGAATTCgccattttttttatctttcactGAGATTTTTCGAAATCGAATCGAACGATGAATGTTGGATTCTGGGTTTAAACGTCCTTAAACCCTAAAGGGGTAAAGAGCGGAGAAAGTGATTGGAACATTTTGGGACAAAGTGCCTCAATTATTGTAAATCTAATAATTTTCACCAATAGTTTCTTAAATGACATTTTCAACCTTGAATTGAAAAGTCAATTTAATAAACCAGAGATCTGTAAAAATTCTGGTGATAAAAGTcgaataacaaaatataaactaatgacacatgaaaagaaaaattggagaaagaaaatggagaatcttttttaaatatgtgaaagataataatactataattcaTATttgcataaaagaaaatttatgggTGGTGAAGGGTTGGGAAAAGATAGATTTGGTAAAAGGTTTAGCagtttattttacctttttaaacctttaagataatatttttttgtccttcataattatttttcctttgtatCATTTGTGAAATTGAAtgaaatttttggattttttgaatataattttttcattttttcatgtGTATGATTAAgctaaaaattttagatttttgaacGATGGTTGAGTTTTAGATCCTCAGAGcattttagatttttgaatttttcatttgAAGGAATAATTCATTGATCTTTTTACGAAATatcatttgatttgattttgtagagTATTATCTCACATCACCAACATTTGGAAAATTTTCCATGTGAAAATAATCTACAAAATCATTGAAAACTCTCTAATCGAGGATTTTGTTATTGTAGACACTTGATGTCCTACTCCTCGATGATGATCAGATGTATAAGAGAATTACTCAATAGTTTAGTGGTAAGTCAAGTagtataatcattttttttgtatcatttgtGAAATTGAAAGGAACTTGTGgattttatttgagtttaatttttcatattttcatgtatatatatggttgagtgacaaaaattttagatttttaaagtattattttttacaagCATTTTATATCCTTGAATGATGGTTTACTTTTTAGATATTTCAAACATTTTAGATCTTtgagtttttcatttttgaaatttgaaggAATAATTCGCCAATCTTCTTGGATTGCTCATTCTTCGACATATAGAAGGGTTACTCATGGATAATCTTAGAGCCTCAACCGTACGAATTTAGTCGTAATTAGTCGtttataatcatttttcttgtatcatTTGTGAAATTTAACTatccatttttggctcttttctCCTGAACATGTGGACTTTATTTGAATTGAATTTTTCATACAAGAAGAATGATTTTATTTGTCTCTTACAAGAAAGTTGTGAGATGGGTTACATTATACTAGAAGTATCATATCTGCTCCTCTTTACAGTCCTCTTAACAAAGAATTTTAATAGTCTAATTTTAATTGTGATTTTGTTGAATACATAAACCTTATGAGAGTGTTTCGAATGATTTTGCTGTCTGGCCACATTTGGCCTAATAAAaagagtttgtttgtttttgttgttttcatatatatttcctgttttaaaaatatttgtttgcaaactttGAACACCCATTAGCTTTTCATGTGTAAAGTTTAAACTTTACAGTGCTTTATCCATAACGACATAAGAATAAGATAAAtgacatagaaaaaaatgagCCTATAATAAACCTAACCGCCTAACCGGGACGAGAATCCGATGATATTCACAAAATGACCAACTGATCATACTATAGGGCAAGGCTACAAAAATCGATTCAggataaacaacaaaaatggatAACACTTCCAATGGATATGACAAAATGTTGTAGTCATTGAATTCGCTATTTCCGATCTTCACTTAGACGAATGTTGGATTATGGGTTTAACGTCCCTAAAGAGATAAAGAGATTGGAACATTTTGGGACAAAGTGACTCAATTATTCCAAAAATCAATAATATGTTTACCAAAACTTTCGGAATTGACAATTTCAACTAAAAATTGAAAGTCCGGGTAGAAATGGTCaatgagaaggaaaaaattGCTTTTGTCGTCACCAAAAATACAACTCACACTCCTACGTATCTGTTGATTCTAGAGCAAGCTACGCGTAAAtggttcatatatatttttcccaaattttcttttggaaaacaTCGTCCAGACGTccatataaattttgtaattcaAGAATATGAACTAGTAAGTATCCCACAAAATCTGATATTTCCTCAACAACTTCAAGTCATGTTGTTTTCGACAAAATTGAATTTttgaatcaagaaaataaaataccaaGTCAAAGAGATATCCATTAATTATCCCTCAAGAAGTGGACGAGTCTAACGGTCTCCAAAGTCTCATTCTTTATAAACTCAAAACCTCAAGCACTCACAAGTCATaagaacaaagacaaaaaaagaaagaaacaatctcCTTAACTTTGGTTGGAGCTCCTTTGATATCAATCCAAACACAACAAATGGGTTCATCGAACAAGAAGATCACTCTTGTTGCGATCATTGTATCGTTGTATATGTTTTCATGTGTTTCAAGCACTGAATTTGAAGTTGGAGGAGAAGATGGTTGGATCGTACCAACGTCTAAGACTCGTGGAGATGCGTTTAACCAATGGGCTTCAGATAACCGTTTTAAAGTTGGCGACACTCTCCGTAAGTATAATGTTGAATATCTTTGTATGCTAGTGTTTTCATCTTTAAAGATATATTTAACTCTTctgtggtgtttttttttggattttggtgaaGGTTTCAAGTACTCGAAAGACTCAGTGTTAATGGTGTCAGAAGAGGAGTACAAGAAATGCAAAGCCACCAAACCGCAACTCTACTCAAACAACGAAGACACGGTTTTCAAACTAGATCGACCCGGTTTGTTTTACTTCATCAGCGGTGTCTCGGGCCACTGCGAAAAGGGTCAGAAGATGATCGTAAAAGTTATGGAGACGGAGTCCTCCACAGAGTCTcctccaccatcttcttcttcttcctcttcatctcttCCGGCGTCAACTCCAAAGGCCAAGAAGAGCAATGCCTTCAAAACCGCAGTCCAGTTCAGTAGCTCCGGTTTTGTTACCTTTGCGGTTCTGGTTGTTTCGGTTTTTGGTCTGGTTTAGTTCCAGCGGTTTTAGACTTTTAGCTGAAGATTTTAGGTCGATTTAGCGTTTTTGATCTCTTTAGATATCATCCAATCATATTAGGCTGTTCTGTTTCGTTCTTAAGCAGTATTCTGAATAAAAACTTCATTAACATAATAAGCCCCATGTTTCGATTAGGAGTTTAGTTTCCGAACTAGCTTCAATGATATGCTCATTTCATGTAATCCGTTATCACTTAAGAAAGTTATTCTTGGTTTTTAATATGATCATTCCATTTTCATGtcagtttttaactttttactaTATGCAGACGATATCAGcaattttaaaatgttgtatAACCCACTGAACTAAAATAGTAAGCCAAGTATTatcatttataaataacatttcaTATAAATTAGATGCACTGTTTACTCTTCAAACAAAACTTGGTggtaattttaatcaaaaacaagtGTCCAAGGAGCAAATAGAAATGTCGTAAGCCGATCGAGACACATTACGCCTATTTAGGTGTGGACTTGCCATAGGGACTATAAGGACTGAAGCCATTGCGACCTTGCTGATTCCTTGCTTTCCTGACCTTCCCAGCTCCACTTTCTATGTTCAGATTCACTTTAGGTGGCGAAGAGAAGCAGAACGATGCTGCAACCGCCTGTGACATTGAACGTCAAAACCAGAGATATCAGCTATATATCCATCCCATGAACATAATCTTTTGGAAGAacattcgattttttttgtttcttttacctgGAGATCGAGTCGGTGAACATTGAAGATGTCTTTCAAAGAGTGTGAATTGTATGCTGAGATATACGCTCGGTATGCATCCTTGGCTAACATATTCAGGCTATAGTTTTCAGCAACACATTGCTCCTGTGGGAACAGAACAAGAAATACTGTTATTACACAGCGAGCCCAATCGCAAATGGAAAGTTACATAACCCACAACATTACTAAATCAGAACTCTTACCAACGCAGATCGAACATTCAGAAGCTTCTTCTCATTGAAATCAAGCTCTTTAACAGGTACTTTTTCAGCCTGCAGgttaaattacaaattaaaacacacaagtTGGTTGGTTaacccaccaaaaaaaattcaaaaaccNAATTATCCCTCAAGAAGTGGACGAGTCTAACGGTCTCCAAAGTCTCATTCTTTATAAACTCAAAACCTCAAGCACTCACAAGTCATaagaacaaagacaaaaaaagaaagaaacaatctcCTTAACTTTGGTTGGAGCTCCTTTGATATCAATCCAAACACAACAAATGGGTTCATCGAACAAGAAGATCACTCTTGTTGCGATCATTGTATCGTTGTATATGTTTTCATGTGTTTCAAGCACTGAATTTGAAGTTGGAGGAGAAGATGGTTGGATCGTACCAACGTCTAAGACTCGTGGAGATGCGTTTAACCAATGGGCTTCAGATAAC
The Camelina sativa cultivar DH55 chromosome 15, Cs, whole genome shotgun sequence DNA segment above includes these coding regions:
- the LOC104746229 gene encoding oleosin 1-like, which codes for MAERFSSGEAQYWPMYGSSPTSTNVSNGGPIASFVHQLRSHSPTSSQLFGYLALLISSGILLFLLGVSVTAAVLGFIVFLPLIVISSPIWIPVFVLVGGFLTVSGFLVGTVAVVSWTYRYFRGMHPVGSNQMDYARSRIYDTASHVKDYAREYGGYFHGRAKDAAPGA
- the LOC104746231 gene encoding early nodulin-like protein 1 produces the protein MGSSNKKITLVAIIVSLYMFSCVSSTEFEVGGEDGWIVPTSKTRGDAFNQWASDNRFKVGDTLRFKYSKDSVLMVSEEEYKKCKATKPQLYSNNEDTVFKLDRPGLFYFISGVSGHCEKGQKMIVKVMETESSTESPPPSSSSSSSSLPASTPKAKKSNAFKTAVQFSSSGFVTFAVLVVSVFGLV
- the LOC104746230 gene encoding single-stranded DNA-binding protein, mitochondrial-like gives rise to the protein MANSMTTLSRRLYRSLLSNPRFSQASMSFCTNNISSREDSDFDELSPNSDTESPIEPKASDPGSRFSGERPLENGLDSGVFKAILVGQVGQLPLQKKLKSGRTVTLFSVGTGGIRNNRRPLINEDPREYASRSAVQWHRVSVYPERLADLVLKTVEPGTVVYLEGNLETKIFTDPVTGLVRRIREVAIRRNGRVVFLGKAGDMQQPSSAELRGVGYY
- the LOC104746228 gene encoding uncharacterized protein LOC104746228; the encoded protein is MERSTPEHVTSAHKRLSVSFLVSLMVLCARHANRVSKKLKLKTNRKQTHLEDYLESPKPNGNKGREEGGGGGRFGWSPARSFSPMRVRPKELMTTLSNKAMTMVGRKTKPYDGGAVKKTAVEMIVEEDEEEYGVWQREILMGGKCEPLDYSGVIYYDCSGHQLKEVPPRSPRASLVPERPTRSYVGSLLNPTEKEI